From Nitrospirota bacterium:
CGGTATCGTCTTTATATGAGGTGAAGATGATTGGCGCCTCAGCCGTGCCAAAGGCATTGAGACCGGCAGGGTAGTTCATTCCATTTGCGATCTGAAGGTACGTACCAGTCTGAAACTTCACAACCACTCCAGGCTCGATGGTCAGGGTGATGGGGGTGCTGGTATTTCCGTAGAACTGGACTGCGGATGTGACTACGTACGGGCTGCCGGAAAGGGTCCATGTGGTGTCGGTGGAGATACGCCCACCGACAGACGTTGAGGCAAATGCCCCTATGGGCAGGAATAAGATTACGATCAGCAGCGGTATAAAGATAAAAGAGTTAAAATATAAACGCCCCCTCAGGGAAGAAAGGACAACAGACTGATCTGATCGCATGCAATCTCCTAAGATTGCGAACTGATAATAAGACATAATAGTATCTTATTATTTTATTTATAAGGATATAATGTCGTTCTTTATAATGGATAGAACGATCATTGTCAAGTAAATATTTATTTAATATATTCTATTTAATATTAGTGGCCATATGTGGGGAGTATACTATTAAGATATTCAATTCCGTGGAAAGCAAATTTGAAAAACTAAAATTCATGGAGGAGAGGTTACGTTTCAGAAAGGAAAGTGATCGGTGCCCAGCCTATTTTGTTCAATAATAATCTGCAAATACTAAATGTGAATAGCCTTTCCTTCCACCAGATGTGCCGCTTCTTTTATAACCTCTGACAGTGTTGGATGAGGGAATATGACATGCTCGATGTCTGATGCCATTGCCTCGAGTGACATGGCGATGGAAAGACCGCCTATAAGCTCCGACACCTCTGGTCCGATCATGTGAACGCCGAGTATTTCGGCAGTTTTTTTGTCTGCAACTATCTTGACAAAGCCTCCCTCATCATCACCTGCTATTATGGCCTTGCTGTTTGCAGTGAAAGGGAACTTTGCCGTGGCTGTTTCGTATCCCTTTTCCTCTGCCTCCTTAATGGTCAGGCCAATGCTTGCCACCTGCGGGGAGGAATAATTTACACGCGGGACCAAGTGGAGATTGATGGGTGGCACTTCCTCTCCTGCAATACAAAGCGCGGCCCTTATGCCTTCCTGCGATGCCTTATGTGCCAGCAGCGGCGGGCCTGCAATGTCTCCAATTGCATAAACTCCCTGCACTGATGTCTCATACCTTTCATTAATCCTGACAAATCCGTTATGAAGCTCTATGCCGGTGTCTTCAATGCCTGTATTGGTTGTTACAGGCCGTCTGCCAAGGGCAACCAGCATACGGTCAGCGGTCAGGACTCCTTTGGTTCCGTCTTTATTGTTAATTCCTGCCTGTACCTTCCCGTCAATGACCGTGACATTATCAACAGTAGTTTCAGTAAGAATCTTGATCCCCCTCTTGACCAGTGTCCTTTTAAGTATTGTACTGATATCCCGTTCTTCAAACGGCAGGATGGAATCTTTCATCTCTATGACAGTTACATCAGTGCCGAGGGTATTGAAGAAACCGGCGAATTCAATGCCAATGTCTCCCCCTCCGGCGATAATCAAAGAAGACGGCAACTCCTCCATCCGGAGGATTTCATCACTGGTAACTATATATTTATTGTCAAAGGGTATCCAGGAGGGTCTCATCGCAGAGGAACCTGTTGCAAGGATTACATTATTGCACTGTATCTCTCCTGCCTCACGGCCTTCCTTTAGAAGGCTAACCTTTCCAGGCCCTTCAAGCCGCCCCTCTGCCTCTATCACCTCTACTCCATACTTTTTTAAAAGCATCCTGACGCCATTGTGAAGCCTGGCGACAACAGCATCCTTTCGCCGGACGATCTGCAGGAAGTCAAACCCTACGCTGCCGGTCGTGATTCCAAACTCCTGAGACCGCTTACAAAGTTGATAAAGATGAGCTGATTGAAGGAGAGACTTTGTAGGGATGCATCCCCTGTGCAGGCAGGTGCCGCCTGTCTTATCCTTTTCAATAAGGCACGTCTTCATGCCGAGCTGTGCGGCCTTTATGGCAGCCACGTAGCCGCCGGGGCCGCCGCCAATTATGGATACATCAAAGGTCTTCACTTAAAAATCTCCGTACTTGAATCTTTACAAATATTAAATGCTTTTGTAACATGATTGTAACGAATGCAGTATATTATTTCAATCAGCAAATGAAAATAACTATCCTTATAGTTGATGATGAGAATGATATTCTAACCCTCCTGAAATATAACCTCGAGAACTCTGGATTCAGGGTCATTTCTGCTCAGGATGGTCCTGAGGCTTTAAATATCGCAAAAAAAGAAAGGCCTGACCTGATTATTCTGGATATCATGCTCCCAAGCATGGAAGGCACAGAGGTCTGCAAG
This genomic window contains:
- the lpdA gene encoding dihydrolipoyl dehydrogenase — translated: MKTFDVSIIGGGPGGYVAAIKAAQLGMKTCLIEKDKTGGTCLHRGCIPTKSLLQSAHLYQLCKRSQEFGITTGSVGFDFLQIVRRKDAVVARLHNGVRMLLKKYGVEVIEAEGRLEGPGKVSLLKEGREAGEIQCNNVILATGSSAMRPSWIPFDNKYIVTSDEILRMEELPSSLIIAGGGDIGIEFAGFFNTLGTDVTVIEMKDSILPFEERDISTILKRTLVKRGIKILTETTVDNVTVIDGKVQAGINNKDGTKGVLTADRMLVALGRRPVTTNTGIEDTGIELHNGFVRINERYETSVQGVYAIGDIAGPPLLAHKASQEGIRAALCIAGEEVPPINLHLVPRVNYSSPQVASIGLTIKEAEEKGYETATAKFPFTANSKAIIAGDDEGGFVKIVADKKTAEILGVHMIGPEVSELIGGLSIAMSLEAMASDIEHVIFPHPTLSEVIKEAAHLVEGKAIHI